The Metabacillus litoralis genome contains a region encoding:
- a CDS encoding DUF1659 domain-containing protein, which produces MANQVILDSNLSLIYDMGMDINGKPITKRKSYNNVKTAATPDQLLQVAQAIASLQTETLTLVERSDTHQLTV; this is translated from the coding sequence AATTTTAGATTCTAACCTAAGCCTAATTTACGACATGGGGATGGACATCAACGGGAAACCAATCACTAAACGTAAAAGCTACAACAACGTGAAGACAGCTGCAACACCAGATCAATTGCTTCAAGTAGCACAGGCAATTGCTAGCTTACAAACCGAAACATTAACACTTGTTGAGCGTAGCGACACACATCAGCTTACAGTCTAG
- a CDS encoding DUF2922 domain-containing protein, which yields MAKTLELQFLNTEGKTVKINIDSPIEPVDTAALNTVMDTIVSANIFFSTGGDFVSKKGARIVERNVADVVLS from the coding sequence ATGGCGAAAACGTTAGAACTTCAATTTTTAAACACAGAGGGCAAAACAGTTAAAATCAACATCGACTCACCGATTGAACCTGTTGATACGGCTGCTTTAAACACAGTCATGGATACGATCGTTTCTGCGAACATATTCTTCTCGACTGGAGGAGACTTTGTTTCTAAGAAAGGAGCTAGGATTGTAGAGCGTAATGTTGCGGATGTTGTGCTTTCATAA
- a CDS encoding SH3 domain-containing protein, protein MESIINQVFWLWVPLALLPIWLRIGLTVFLVILVARPIIIRLTPRLIQWTAMLLAKGVELLSYPVMLGFHRYLAKQRENGSYHIPVWIEGSEEVFALLIKGLTKVQDLSRKRKRNSILANRIVRTAAIMSAILLPLAVVNNPTASYSETWHRFDNWVTTEKVEKELGFQLSDTQNKILGRVNQATAKINPIEFVLTKDFKEGGNIRSTPSLKGKIVGNFSSGEVVTYLGEEEYDETGIRWLKVETPSGKIGWVSSRIVVKK, encoded by the coding sequence GTGGAATCGATTATTAATCAAGTATTCTGGCTATGGGTCCCTTTAGCCCTTTTGCCCATATGGCTGCGAATTGGTCTTACTGTTTTTCTCGTCATACTTGTTGCGCGACCGATCATCATCCGACTAACACCGAGACTCATTCAATGGACGGCAATGCTTTTAGCAAAGGGAGTCGAGCTGCTCTCCTATCCGGTGATGCTCGGATTCCATAGATATTTAGCAAAACAAAGAGAGAATGGTAGCTATCATATTCCGGTTTGGATTGAAGGTAGTGAAGAGGTTTTTGCGCTGCTTATTAAGGGGCTAACAAAGGTACAAGACCTTTCAAGAAAACGTAAGAGAAACAGTATTTTAGCCAATCGAATTGTACGAACTGCTGCCATTATGTCGGCCATATTACTACCGCTCGCAGTCGTTAACAATCCAACCGCATCCTACTCAGAAACATGGCATCGCTTTGACAATTGGGTCACAACGGAAAAAGTAGAAAAAGAGCTCGGATTTCAATTAAGTGATACACAAAACAAAATTCTTGGTCGAGTCAACCAAGCCACAGCAAAAATCAATCCAATTGAATTTGTATTAACAAAGGACTTTAAAGAAGGCGGAAACATCCGCTCCACCCCATCCCTAAAAGGAAAAATTGTTGGCAATTTCTCATCCGGAGAGGTTGTCACATACCTCGGTGAGGAAGAATACGACGAAACTGGAATACGATGGTTGAAGGTGGAAACACCATCGGGGAAGATTGGTTGGGTTTCTTCGAGGATTGTAGTAAAAAAGTAG
- a CDS encoding sodium:solute symporter family protein, translating into MLTSTTGYMILLVFGVFFTGLTIIMQRRSKTKMTAEEFSTAGRSVGIGLASASIIAAWTWAATLMMSSSTGFQYGISGPYWYAAGACIQVLLFAIVAIHLKRKAPKAHTFLEFIGKRFDQKNHKLMMFFALMTNIIVTAMVILGGAIALNSLTGMNVYVAALLIPLTFTIYTMIGGLKASFIADYLNTVMIFVILTIFATVVYLKFGTTTIYEGLRALPESQQMLTMASVPGLLFGMINIIGNFGTVFVDQSYWQRAIASKDSAASKAYIYGGIAWFSIPFAIATFLGVTAAGLGLNITDPDASAPLMAAELLGSVGSILFLVMLFMAVMSTGAAELTAITNIIVTDIYRKSINPTASSEKTLKVSRIVTLSFGLAMGILSVLLFNIGIGLGFVYMAMGIFVSGAVIPLTIGLLWKRATNNGCFYGALAGMVSGITVWLLSANMLSGEITVESLGQLHAMLYGNVTVFVVSGVISIGHALISKQEFDFEAMKDQFKSFDEEEKELQLATEREVI; encoded by the coding sequence ATGTTAACGTCAACTACGGGATATATGATTTTACTTGTTTTCGGGGTGTTTTTTACTGGTTTGACAATTATTATGCAGCGTCGTTCGAAAACAAAGATGACAGCGGAGGAATTTAGTACGGCTGGGCGAAGTGTGGGAATTGGGCTAGCGAGTGCTTCAATCATTGCAGCTTGGACTTGGGCAGCAACGCTGATGATGTCTTCATCAACAGGATTTCAATATGGTATTAGTGGGCCTTATTGGTATGCGGCAGGAGCTTGTATTCAAGTATTATTATTTGCGATTGTTGCGATTCATTTAAAACGAAAGGCTCCGAAGGCACATACGTTTTTAGAGTTTATTGGAAAAAGATTTGATCAGAAAAATCATAAGTTAATGATGTTCTTTGCGCTTATGACAAATATTATTGTAACAGCGATGGTTATTTTAGGCGGCGCAATTGCTTTAAATTCATTAACAGGAATGAATGTTTATGTGGCGGCATTACTCATTCCACTAACGTTTACGATTTATACGATGATTGGCGGCTTAAAAGCATCATTTATTGCAGATTATTTAAATACGGTTATGATTTTTGTTATTTTAACGATTTTTGCAACTGTTGTGTATTTGAAGTTTGGTACAACAACAATTTATGAAGGGTTGCGCGCTTTACCAGAATCACAGCAAATGCTAACGATGGCTTCAGTACCGGGACTTCTTTTTGGAATGATAAATATTATTGGTAACTTTGGTACTGTGTTTGTTGATCAATCGTATTGGCAACGTGCGATCGCGAGTAAAGATAGTGCAGCATCGAAAGCATATATTTACGGAGGGATTGCATGGTTTTCGATTCCGTTTGCGATTGCTACATTCTTAGGGGTAACGGCAGCGGGACTTGGATTAAATATCACCGATCCGGATGCATCTGCACCGTTGATGGCAGCGGAATTACTAGGTAGCGTGGGTTCTATTTTGTTTTTAGTGATGTTGTTCATGGCCGTTATGTCCACAGGGGCAGCAGAGCTAACAGCTATTACAAATATTATTGTAACGGATATTTATCGTAAATCGATTAATCCAACAGCTAGTAGTGAAAAAACATTAAAGGTGTCACGTATTGTTACATTAAGCTTCGGACTTGCAATGGGTATTTTATCGGTTTTACTTTTTAATATTGGAATCGGTCTAGGCTTTGTGTATATGGCGATGGGGATCTTCGTAAGTGGTGCGGTTATTCCGTTAACAATTGGTCTCCTTTGGAAACGTGCAACGAACAACGGCTGTTTTTACGGGGCATTGGCTGGGATGGTGTCTGGTATTACGGTTTGGTTACTTTCTGCTAATATGCTATCAGGAGAAATTACAGTCGAATCACTAGGTCAACTACATGCAATGCTGTACGGAAATGTAACAGTGTTTGTTGTGAGTGGGGTTATCTCAATTGGTCATGCCTTAATTTCTAAACAGGAATTTGATTTTGAAGCAATGAAGGATCAATTCAAGAGCTTTGATGAAGAAGAGAAGGAACTTCAGCTTGCAACAGAAAGAGAGGTTATCTAA
- the nhaC gene encoding Na+/H+ antiporter NhaC — MSEATMKRPSLGMALLPIIISLVIFIGGIGILKYPAELMLLFAGVVFTIFAVLNGHKWDTIISVMGEKIKKALPAILILFSIGLLIGTWMISGTIPLFVYYGLAIIDPNYLYLLAFLVTAIVSTCVGTSWGSAGTIGVAIMSIAQTMDLSLAITAGAVVSGAYFGDKLSPLSDTTNMSSLAAGSNLYEHIKHMLYTTIPSSLITIIVFTIVGFGIEQDSTQLASIQEMMNGLDQLFNLNIFLLIPAIVVIAGSLMKKPPLIVLFTSAITALVLAWVTQGASVSNLFSSAVSGFHVDMLGENTISEEMQSLLNRGGLYSMYNATFFVFVAFFFASALEVSQALNIILERIIVHLKTIGSITFSALVTGFAVINCTSNALVSFFLVQDIYGKVFKEKKLHPVNLSRNMEDSITITEVLMPWTVSGVFMATTLGVGNFEFLPWAIFNLGGFIFSALYGFLAPYTKGFGIRKLEEGGFKAAAVGDSKNLQQ; from the coding sequence ATGAGTGAGGCTACGATGAAACGTCCTTCATTAGGGATGGCATTACTTCCTATTATTATTTCGTTAGTCATTTTTATTGGTGGTATCGGTATTTTAAAGTATCCTGCAGAATTAATGCTTTTATTTGCAGGAGTTGTCTTTACAATTTTTGCTGTTTTGAATGGACACAAATGGGATACGATCATCAGTGTAATGGGAGAAAAAATAAAAAAAGCCCTACCAGCTATCCTAATTTTATTTAGCATCGGGCTCTTAATAGGTACCTGGATGATCTCAGGAACGATTCCTTTATTTGTGTACTATGGTCTTGCGATTATTGACCCAAACTACTTATACTTATTAGCCTTCTTGGTGACGGCCATTGTATCAACCTGTGTTGGTACCTCTTGGGGCTCAGCAGGGACGATTGGTGTTGCGATCATGAGTATAGCTCAAACAATGGATTTATCATTGGCAATCACTGCAGGTGCGGTTGTCTCAGGGGCTTATTTCGGTGATAAATTATCTCCTCTATCAGATACAACAAATATGAGTTCCCTCGCTGCCGGATCTAATTTATATGAACATATTAAACATATGCTATATACAACCATTCCATCCTCTCTTATTACCATTATTGTTTTTACTATTGTAGGTTTTGGGATTGAACAAGATTCTACACAGCTAGCTAGTATTCAGGAAATGATGAATGGTCTTGATCAGTTATTTAACTTAAACATCTTCTTATTAATTCCAGCAATCGTCGTGATTGCAGGTTCTTTAATGAAAAAGCCACCACTTATTGTTCTATTCACCTCAGCGATTACAGCTTTAGTTCTTGCATGGGTCACACAAGGCGCATCCGTATCAAATCTATTTTCTTCAGCTGTTTCAGGCTTTCATGTTGACATGCTTGGTGAAAATACGATTAGTGAAGAAATGCAATCCTTACTAAACCGCGGCGGCCTTTATTCTATGTATAACGCTACCTTCTTTGTCTTTGTTGCTTTTTTCTTTGCTTCAGCCCTAGAAGTTTCTCAAGCCCTAAACATCATTCTAGAGCGTATCATCGTTCACCTAAAAACAATCGGCAGTATCACGTTCTCCGCACTTGTCACTGGCTTTGCGGTGATAAACTGTACATCAAACGCTCTTGTATCGTTTTTCCTAGTTCAAGATATTTATGGAAAAGTCTTTAAAGAAAAAAAGCTACATCCAGTAAATTTATCTAGAAATATGGAAGATTCAATTACCATAACAGAAGTATTAATGCCTTGGACCGTCTCCGGCGTATTCATGGCCACCACTTTAGGAGTAGGCAATTTTGAATTCCTACCATGGGCAATCTTTAACCTTGGTGGGTTCATATTCTCAGCATTATATGGATTCCTCGCACCATATACAAAAGGATTTGGTATTCGGAAGTTAGAGGAAGGTGGTTTTAAAGCAGCAGCCGTTGGGGATTCTAAGAATCTTCAACAATAG
- a CDS encoding trans-sulfuration enzyme family protein, translated as MLHTDEKICTHFGEDPSQHHGSISPPIYQSSLFAFDSFKEFTEAQNLEREHYVYSRGVNPTVEILEKKLAALERGEKCKCFGSGMGAISAVFFSLLESGDHVLFINNIYGPTTQLLSHLKKFNISCSYVDQNLNNIHDAIQDNTKMIYVESPGTMLMNVVDLQAVANIAKERGIITAIDNTWSTPIFQKPLTLGFDLSIHSLTKYIGGHSDVVGGAVIGSYELIDKIFKYGYQLNGSVLGANDAFLIIRGLRTLPIRLKQHQENALKIIDYLQSKQEVERIYHPSIEKDKPFLEQQMKGFTGLLSFELKEANFSCVCKFIDGLSLFKIGVSWGGFESLVNAPVKANNEEILKQRGISPGLIRLSVGLEGSDLQISDLERAFQQL; from the coding sequence ATGCTTCACACCGATGAAAAAATATGCACCCACTTTGGCGAAGATCCTTCACAACATCACGGATCCATTTCTCCACCAATTTATCAATCGAGCCTTTTCGCCTTTGATAGCTTCAAGGAATTTACCGAGGCTCAAAACTTGGAAAGGGAGCATTACGTTTATTCCAGAGGGGTGAATCCAACTGTTGAAATTCTCGAAAAAAAGCTAGCAGCACTAGAAAGGGGGGAAAAGTGTAAATGCTTCGGCTCAGGAATGGGGGCAATTAGTGCCGTTTTTTTCTCGCTTCTTGAAAGCGGAGATCATGTATTGTTTATCAATAATATATACGGACCTACAACCCAATTGCTGTCACATCTCAAGAAATTCAATATTTCCTGTAGTTATGTTGATCAGAATTTAAACAACATACATGATGCAATCCAGGACAACACAAAAATGATCTATGTAGAGAGTCCAGGAACAATGCTCATGAATGTAGTCGATCTTCAAGCTGTAGCAAATATAGCTAAAGAAAGGGGAATTATCACAGCAATTGACAATACTTGGTCAACACCGATTTTTCAAAAACCACTAACATTAGGATTTGATTTATCGATTCATTCACTAACGAAGTATATTGGTGGTCATAGTGATGTTGTTGGCGGAGCGGTAATCGGTAGCTATGAGTTAATTGATAAAATCTTTAAATATGGGTACCAACTAAATGGCTCTGTTTTAGGAGCAAATGATGCATTTTTAATTATTCGCGGCTTGCGAACGTTACCCATTCGTTTAAAGCAACATCAGGAAAATGCCTTGAAAATTATTGATTATCTACAATCAAAGCAAGAAGTAGAACGTATCTATCATCCTAGTATTGAGAAGGATAAGCCATTTCTGGAGCAACAAATGAAAGGGTTTACAGGACTCTTGAGCTTTGAACTCAAAGAAGCTAACTTCTCTTGTGTATGCAAATTCATTGACGGCTTGTCACTCTTCAAAATTGGTGTTAGCTGGGGAGGTTTTGAGAGCCTTGTTAACGCCCCAGTGAAGGCTAACAATGAAGAAATCTTAAAGCAACGAGGTATTTCACCAGGATTAATTCGACTATCGGTAGGATTAGAAGGCTCTGATCTTCAAATTAGTGACTTAGAACGTGCATTTCAACAGCTATAA
- a CDS encoding FadR/GntR family transcriptional regulator, with amino-acid sequence MKTFKKRRLSELVADEIKEYIKQEDLKEGDRLPPISTLVETLGIGRSSLREALQLLESQGFLEILNGKGTFVRNSKPFQIQTSFDIDNEKQFLLEALEVRTALEGKAVDLAAKKATSEEIEKMEHHLKVYVQCIENNERDKANMADSLFHQTIYEAANNELLKTIIDSVWDTFHEFWNEPFGIQDIFDKSYPYHEELLQAIKDKDPDRASAAFLKIMDFIRTAIEKI; translated from the coding sequence ATGAAAACTTTTAAAAAAAGAAGACTATCTGAATTAGTCGCTGATGAAATAAAGGAATATATAAAGCAAGAGGACCTCAAAGAAGGCGATCGTCTACCTCCGATCTCTACATTAGTTGAGACATTAGGTATTGGCAGATCCTCACTCCGAGAAGCTCTCCAGTTATTAGAATCACAGGGTTTTCTAGAAATTTTAAATGGCAAAGGAACTTTCGTAAGAAACAGTAAGCCTTTCCAAATCCAAACATCCTTCGATATTGACAATGAAAAGCAGTTTTTATTAGAAGCATTAGAGGTCAGGACAGCACTTGAAGGAAAAGCCGTTGATCTGGCTGCAAAAAAAGCAACAAGTGAAGAAATAGAAAAAATGGAACATCATTTAAAGGTTTATGTACAATGTATTGAAAATAACGAACGAGATAAAGCCAACATGGCTGACTCCTTATTTCATCAAACCATCTATGAAGCCGCTAATAACGAATTATTAAAAACCATCATTGACTCTGTCTGGGACACCTTTCATGAATTCTGGAACGAACCATTTGGAATTCAGGATATTTTTGACAAAAGTTATCCATACCACGAAGAACTGCTTCAAGCAATCAAAGATAAAGACCCAGACCGAGCTTCAGCTGCTTTCTTGAAGATCATGGATTTTATTAGGACTGCTATTGAAAAAATTTAA
- a CDS encoding sigma-70 family RNA polymerase sigma factor has translation MYSDLDYEEVHQQFEPMIYHAMKKLSIYTNKEDYYQVGSIALWEAFLRFNEEKGEFKSYAYSYILGHMKMALSRKKTERERDRQVEEFWDLDEVSNDGSSVVFWEILIEELSSHLTENQMKWVNGYCLYGNTPTEIAEEEGVSISAVKAWRRNAIANLRKHFLSEIY, from the coding sequence GTGTACAGTGATTTGGACTATGAGGAAGTGCATCAACAATTTGAACCAATGATTTATCATGCTATGAAAAAATTGTCCATTTACACAAATAAAGAGGATTATTATCAGGTTGGAAGTATTGCCTTATGGGAGGCTTTCCTTCGGTTTAATGAGGAAAAAGGGGAATTTAAGTCTTATGCTTATTCTTATATTCTCGGCCATATGAAAATGGCACTTTCTAGGAAAAAAACAGAGCGAGAAAGAGATAGACAAGTTGAGGAATTCTGGGATTTAGATGAAGTTAGTAATGATGGATCTTCAGTTGTTTTCTGGGAGATTTTGATTGAGGAGCTCTCTTCCCACCTTACTGAAAATCAAATGAAATGGGTGAATGGTTACTGTCTGTATGGGAATACACCAACTGAAATTGCTGAGGAAGAAGGAGTATCAATTTCAGCTGTGAAGGCTTGGCGGAGGAATGCGATAGCTAACCTAAGGAAGCACTTTTTAAGCGAAATTTATTAA
- a CDS encoding glycoside hydrolase family 32 protein, which yields MNKIQKANDHIQQNKNKVSNRPIYHFSPEIGWMNDPNGFTFYQGKYHLFYQYNPYDIVWSDMHWGHAITENFIDWEYLPVALANDKAYDANGCFSGSAIEKDGKLFIMYTGHVDPNLGFDKVESEIAERQCIASSEDGITFEKYKLNPVIGEKQLPEGYLICDFRDPKVMEVSGVYYCVLSVRNVQRRGEIIMFKSLDLVQWTFHSSIFQSTFEENKLLECPDLFAVDGKDVLLFSEMPCDPEYAKDVQNTTAYVIGKMDFERGIFTPEHKGLLDYGQTFYAPQSTEGKDGERLLIGWMHRWNQANPPKEYGFNGMMSLPRKLNVINGQLVQQPFIDTKNYFSSSVIGEDVQFREGEEMLIEGKTTGFLEVVVPKTSGELIIKLNKKEEKSTNIKLDVEKNVLLLSSDYGDEGNVKVEELLTNSNEDLKLSLYIDLHSIELFINSGEKVASFTAYDRDKGKDIMLVGGESTVLKKVVYGGR from the coding sequence ATGAATAAAATACAAAAAGCAAATGACCATATCCAACAAAACAAAAACAAAGTCTCAAACCGTCCAATCTATCATTTTTCACCTGAAATCGGTTGGATGAACGACCCGAATGGATTTACTTTTTATCAAGGGAAATATCACTTGTTTTACCAATACAACCCCTACGATATTGTCTGGAGTGATATGCATTGGGGGCATGCCATAACAGAGAATTTCATAGACTGGGAATATCTCCCTGTAGCGTTGGCGAATGACAAAGCCTATGACGCTAATGGCTGTTTCTCGGGAAGTGCTATTGAAAAAGATGGAAAGCTCTTTATCATGTACACTGGTCATGTTGATCCGAACTTAGGCTTTGACAAAGTAGAATCAGAGATTGCGGAACGTCAGTGTATCGCATCCTCTGAAGATGGGATTACCTTTGAAAAGTATAAGCTAAACCCAGTGATCGGTGAAAAGCAATTACCTGAAGGTTATTTAATATGTGACTTTAGAGATCCAAAGGTGATGGAAGTGAGTGGTGTCTATTATTGTGTATTATCTGTTCGAAATGTTCAAAGGCGCGGCGAGATTATTATGTTCAAGTCGCTAGATTTAGTTCAATGGACCTTCCATTCATCCATCTTTCAATCTACCTTTGAAGAAAACAAATTATTAGAATGCCCAGATTTGTTTGCAGTCGATGGTAAGGATGTTCTTTTATTCTCTGAAATGCCATGTGACCCTGAATATGCAAAAGATGTACAAAATACAACAGCATATGTAATTGGCAAGATGGATTTTGAGAGAGGGATTTTCACCCCGGAACACAAGGGCTTGCTAGATTATGGGCAAACCTTCTATGCACCCCAATCAACAGAGGGGAAGGATGGAGAACGATTGTTAATTGGATGGATGCATAGATGGAACCAAGCAAACCCACCGAAAGAATATGGATTTAATGGGATGATGTCATTACCTAGGAAATTAAACGTGATAAACGGACAGCTTGTTCAACAACCGTTTATTGATACAAAGAACTATTTTTCTTCTTCTGTTATTGGAGAGGATGTTCAGTTTAGAGAAGGAGAAGAAATGCTCATTGAAGGTAAAACAACCGGCTTTTTGGAAGTCGTTGTACCTAAAACAAGTGGAGAACTCATAATTAAGCTCAATAAGAAAGAGGAAAAGTCAACAAATATCAAATTAGATGTTGAAAAAAATGTATTGCTCCTATCCTCAGATTATGGTGATGAAGGTAACGTAAAGGTAGAGGAACTATTGACAAACAGCAATGAAGATCTCAAGCTATCTCTCTATATTGACTTACATTCTATTGAATTATTTATAAACTCGGGTGAAAAAGTAGCTAGTTTTACGGCCTATGATCGGGATAAAGGGAAGGACATTATGTTGGTTGGTGGAGAAAGTACAGTGTTGAAGAAGGTTGTTTATGGAGGTAGGTAG
- a CDS encoding carbohydrate ABC transporter permease, with amino-acid sequence MKILKKLLFYILATLIALQFLIPLLWMVLSSFKIDEVIYRDIGSIYAILPRFSDLSLKSYTELLGFYNIFKNVGNSLIYASLTVVFGLTINSLAGYALARFVFPFKDWILIFIIALMIVPIEATILPLFLVVNEMGLINSVPGYLLPFIVNVMNIFLFRQHFLSFPGELIESGKIDGLSEIGCFFRIVIPSSLNMYITVGILTFLASWNDFLWPVMALSNADLMPIQVALNAIFSDTYNIYTSHIMAALTIVTIPIVILYIIFQKYIVEGSMQSGIK; translated from the coding sequence ATGAAGATTCTAAAGAAACTATTATTTTATATCCTTGCAACCTTAATTGCCCTACAATTTTTAATTCCTCTGCTTTGGATGGTGCTATCTTCCTTTAAAATTGACGAAGTAATTTACCGAGATATTGGGTCTATTTATGCGATCTTACCGAGGTTTTCTGATCTGTCGTTAAAATCTTATACAGAATTACTAGGGTTTTATAATATCTTTAAAAACGTTGGAAATAGCTTGATCTACGCGTCCTTAACAGTCGTGTTTGGGTTAACGATTAATTCCTTAGCTGGATATGCTTTAGCGCGATTTGTTTTTCCGTTTAAAGATTGGATTTTGATCTTTATTATTGCGTTAATGATTGTCCCGATTGAGGCAACCATTCTTCCATTGTTTTTAGTTGTCAACGAAATGGGATTAATCAACAGTGTTCCAGGCTATTTATTGCCATTTATCGTGAATGTGATGAATATTTTCCTATTTAGACAGCACTTTTTATCCTTTCCAGGTGAGTTGATTGAATCTGGAAAAATTGATGGATTAAGTGAGATTGGTTGCTTTTTCCGTATTGTGATTCCTTCAAGCTTAAATATGTATATCACAGTAGGAATCTTAACCTTCTTAGCCTCATGGAATGATTTCTTATGGCCGGTTATGGCGCTATCAAATGCAGACTTAATGCCGATTCAAGTGGCATTAAATGCAATCTTCAGTGATACGTATAATATTTACACAAGTCATATCATGGCTGCTTTAACAATTGTGACAATCCCGATCGTTATTTTATATATCATTTTCCAAAAATATATTGTGGAAGGCTCAATGCAGAGTGGAATTAAATAA
- a CDS encoding carbohydrate ABC transporter permease: MKTVKNLVKIRNTTEHYRNSEHYKKGEVVSAFGFLTPAMVLAILFIVLPIILAFTYGFTDYYLLKPNDKQFIGLENFKRMLTDEVLIQSFLNTIKFVVCVVPLQLAMALGLALIINKKVKGVGFFRTAYFSPAVLSLVVISILWTVMLNPTSGLINEILVNIGIPKQPFLSSADQAMYTIVVISAWSGCGYQMMIFLAGLKNIDGSLYEAADIDGANVFQKFLYITIPSLKPILMFLVITTTIQAFKLIVQPMVMTGGGPDYSTMTILQYIYEYGFRHRNIGYASAVTLVFTIFLVFVSMVIKKLFREERAA; the protein is encoded by the coding sequence ATGAAAACAGTGAAAAATTTGGTGAAGATAAGAAATACAACAGAGCATTATCGAAATAGTGAGCATTATAAAAAAGGTGAAGTTGTTTCGGCATTTGGTTTTCTAACTCCTGCAATGGTACTTGCCATTTTATTTATTGTTTTACCTATCATTCTAGCTTTTACGTATGGATTTACAGATTACTATTTATTAAAACCTAATGATAAACAATTTATTGGCCTTGAAAACTTTAAACGAATGCTAACAGATGAAGTGTTGATTCAAAGCTTTTTAAACACCATTAAATTTGTTGTGTGTGTTGTTCCGCTTCAGCTAGCTATGGCGCTTGGATTAGCATTAATCATTAATAAAAAAGTGAAGGGAGTAGGCTTTTTCAGAACAGCATACTTTTCACCAGCTGTGTTGTCCCTCGTTGTTATTTCCATTCTTTGGACGGTTATGTTAAACCCAACCTCTGGATTAATCAATGAAATATTGGTGAATATAGGAATTCCGAAGCAGCCCTTTTTATCAAGTGCAGACCAAGCGATGTATACTATTGTAGTCATCTCGGCATGGTCAGGCTGTGGATATCAAATGATGATCTTCTTAGCTGGATTAAAAAATATTGATGGAAGCTTATATGAAGCAGCTGATATTGATGGAGCTAATGTGTTTCAGAAGTTTTTATATATTACCATTCCTTCATTAAAACCCATATTAATGTTTTTAGTCATAACAACAACGATTCAAGCATTCAAGCTCATTGTTCAACCGATGGTCATGACCGGTGGTGGACCTGATTACTCAACGATGACAATTCTCCAATATATCTATGAATATGGATTTAGACATCGAAACATCGGATATGCCAGCGCTGTTACTCTTGTGTTTACGATTTTCCTAGTGTTTGTTTCGATGGTGATTAAAAAATTATTTAGAGAGGAGCGGGCAGCATGA